In Camelus dromedarius isolate mCamDro1 chromosome 24, mCamDro1.pat, whole genome shotgun sequence, one genomic interval encodes:
- the GREP1 gene encoding LOW QUALITY PROTEIN: glycine-rich extracellular protein 1 (The sequence of the model RefSeq protein was modified relative to this genomic sequence to represent the inferred CDS: deleted 1 base in 1 codon) — translation MGTWAFPTALFLLCLTSESLQGGEGLGGPNGYRSGYDPSSGLGAGFQNGRGLGAQPGIGGGVKPQKPGFRNRNGLGVGAFPGAAAQPGYGNGLGTAVFPGLGAQPGLGGGMKPPKPGFGTRNGFGAGAFPGTGGLPGPVDQNGQGPGIGKSVKPQKPGFSSGNGMGAAIFRGAGAQPGEGIGNGLGAQSGLAAQNGFGPGFGVGGKPQKPGFRTENRAQPGLGGLKPQKPGFGAGVEPQKPGFGNGNGLGVQPGPTNQNEYGAGFGRRLKPQKPGYGNGNGLGAQPGPAAQNGYGPGFGNGNGLGVQGVQPGPTIPIGYRPGIGEAMKPQKPVYGNGLGAGAFPGEGVQPGPGGGLRPLKPGYVPGNGLRLPSALGVGLKPQKPGYGNRNVLGSQPGPCNGGVPPLLLPRPPTPGVPSDKVGGWGLKSQPPPPMQNGKFPGYQPPNGYGPEAELGFGGGLKPQKVGPTGALGGSLWPSLQPWGAALKPGYGARSAYQEVRSQPGGPEVKRGSSGPLGNGYGGRCPFGNC, via the exons ATGGGCACCTGGGCCTTCCCCACAGCCCTTTTCCTGCTCTGCCTGACTTCTGAAAGCCTGCAAGGCGGTGAGG GCTTAGGAGGCCCCAATGGCTACCGATCAG GCTATGACCCTTCCAGTGGTCTAGGAGCAG gatTCCAGAATGGGCGCGGGCTGGGAGCCCAACCAG GCATTGGAGGGGGCGTGAAACCCCAGAAGCCAG GGTTTAGGAACAGGAATGGGCTAGGAGTAGGGGccttcccaggtgctgctgcccagccag GATATGGAAATGGGCTGGGAACTGCTGTCTTCCCAGGGCTGGGAGCCCAGCCAG gcctgggagggggcatgaAACCTCCGAAGCCAG GATTTGGGACCAGAAATGGTTTTGGTGCTGGTGCTTTTCCAGGGACAGGAGGGCTGCCAG gCCCAGTGGATCAGAATGGCCAGGGACCAG GAATTGGAAAGAGCGTCAAACCTCAAAAACCAG GATTCAGCAGTGGGAATGGGATGGGAGCTGCCATCTTCCGAGGAGCTGGAGCCCAGCCAG GAGAGGGCATTGGCAATGGCCTGGGGGCCCAGTCAG GTCTTGCAGCCCAAAATGGCTTTGGACCAG GCTTTGGAGTAGGAGGAAAACCCCAGAAGCCAG GGTTCAGGACAGAGAACAGAGCCCAGCCAG GACTCGGAGGACTGAAACCCCAGAAGCCAG GCTTTGGAGCAGGTGTGGAACCCCAGAAGCCAG GATTTGGGAATGGAAATGGGCTGGGAGTGCAGCCAG GTCCAACAAACCAGAACGAATATGGAGCAG GCTTTGGCAGAAGGCTGAAACCCCAGAAGCCAG GATATGGTAATGGAAATGGACTGGGAGCCCAGCCAG GCCCTGCAGCTCAAAACGGCTATGGACCAG GATTTGGGAATGGCAATGGACTGGGAGTCCAGGGAGTCCAGCCAG GCCCTACGATTCCCATCGGCTACAGACCAG GCATAGGAGAGGCCATGAAGCCTCAGAAGCCAG TTTATGGGAACGGGCTGGGAGCTGGAGCCTTCCCAGGTGAAGGGGTCCAGCCAG GCCCAGGAGGGGGCTTGAGACCTCTGAAGCCAG GATACGTGCCAGGGAATGGGCTGCGGCTCCCCTCTG CTCTGGGAGTTGGTTTGAAACCTCAGAAGCCAG GATATGGCAACAGAAATGTGCTGGGGTCCCAGCCAG GTCCCTGCAATGGTGGGGTCCCTCCACTGCTTCTTCCTAGGCCTCCCACTCCAGGGGTCCCTTCTGATAAAGTGGGTGGCTGGGGCCTgaaatcccagccccctcccccaatgCAGAATGGCAAGTTCCCAG GGTACCAGCCTCCGAATGGCTATGGACCAGAAGCAGAACTGG GCTTTGGTGGTGGCCTTAAGCCCCAGAAAGTTG GTCCAACCGGGGCCCTGGGGGGCTCTCTCtggccctccctccagccctggggggCTGCCCTGAAGCCTGGATATGGGGCTAGAAGTGCATAT CAAGAGGTGAGGAGCCAGCCAG GGGGCCCCGAGGTGAAGAGAGGCAGCAGTGGCCCACTGGGAAATGGCTATGGAG gccgctgcccttttgggaacTGCTGA